A region from the Nocardioides coralli genome encodes:
- a CDS encoding methylmalonyl-CoA mutase family protein → MTREQQVEGGLEEPTELEPEQGSLALADPEDRHTRADWEAAAAGVLRKARRLSDDDPDDAVWSELAHETLDGIRVTPLGTPDLLDGLATEGRPGRRGDWDVRTRPADNEQVLGDLDAGATSVWLAPDADLALLDGVMLDLAPVVLTATTPDRARAFLDLLGDTTPAAGTNLGADAAGDHAVEVAELAREAGVLGVVVDATPVHEQGASDVQELGHALAVAAAYLRAATAAGLTVEQAAGLVEFRLAATDEQFATIAKLRAARRLWARMQELSGAEPVAMRIHAVTSRVMLSKYDPWVNMLRGTVAAFAAGVGGADAVTVIEFDSPLGTPDAFGRRIARNTSLLLLAEAHVGAVSDPAGGAYAVEKLTDDLAAAAWEELGRIEADGVEAFKERIAEVVTRRDAEVASRQRPLTGLTEFPDLAETLPERAGDGDDVRRYGAAFEALRDEPAATPVFLATLGTVAAHTARATFAANLLAAGGIAVEQAGPTAGVAEVVAAYDGQPVACLCGTDAAYAEWGAELVEALREAGARHVVVAGKVDIGADDRCFAGMDALEFLHRTREVLA, encoded by the coding sequence ATGACACGCGAGCAGCAGGTCGAGGGCGGTCTGGAGGAGCCCACGGAGCTCGAGCCGGAGCAGGGCTCGCTCGCGCTGGCCGACCCGGAGGACCGCCACACCCGCGCCGACTGGGAGGCCGCGGCCGCGGGGGTGCTCCGCAAGGCCCGCCGGCTCTCCGACGACGACCCGGACGACGCCGTGTGGTCGGAGCTGGCCCACGAGACGCTCGACGGCATCCGGGTGACCCCGCTGGGCACGCCGGACCTGCTCGACGGACTGGCCACCGAGGGTCGCCCCGGACGACGCGGGGACTGGGACGTGCGCACCCGGCCGGCCGACAACGAGCAGGTCCTGGGTGACCTCGACGCGGGGGCCACCTCGGTCTGGCTCGCACCCGACGCCGACCTGGCTCTGCTGGACGGGGTGATGCTCGACCTCGCCCCCGTCGTCCTCACGGCGACGACCCCCGACCGGGCGCGGGCGTTCCTCGACCTGCTCGGCGACACCACCCCGGCCGCCGGCACGAACCTCGGGGCCGACGCCGCGGGCGACCACGCGGTCGAGGTCGCCGAGCTGGCCCGGGAGGCCGGAGTGCTCGGGGTGGTCGTCGACGCCACCCCCGTGCACGAGCAGGGCGCCTCCGACGTGCAGGAGCTCGGTCACGCGCTCGCGGTCGCGGCGGCGTACCTCCGCGCGGCGACGGCCGCCGGGCTCACGGTCGAGCAGGCCGCAGGTCTCGTCGAGTTCCGGCTGGCCGCGACCGACGAGCAGTTCGCGACGATCGCCAAGCTGCGCGCCGCCCGTCGGCTCTGGGCGCGCATGCAGGAGCTGTCTGGCGCCGAGCCGGTGGCGATGCGCATCCACGCCGTCACCAGCCGCGTCATGCTGAGCAAGTACGACCCCTGGGTCAACATGCTGCGCGGCACCGTCGCGGCCTTCGCCGCCGGCGTGGGCGGTGCCGACGCAGTGACGGTCATCGAGTTCGACAGTCCGCTGGGCACTCCCGACGCCTTCGGGCGGCGCATCGCCCGCAACACCTCCCTGCTGCTGCTCGCCGAGGCCCACGTGGGCGCGGTGAGCGACCCCGCGGGCGGCGCCTACGCCGTGGAGAAGCTGACCGACGACCTGGCCGCGGCCGCGTGGGAGGAGCTGGGCCGGATCGAGGCCGACGGGGTCGAGGCGTTCAAGGAGCGCATCGCCGAGGTGGTCACGCGCCGTGACGCCGAGGTCGCCAGCCGGCAGCGACCCCTCACCGGTCTCACCGAGTTCCCCGACCTCGCCGAGACGTTGCCCGAGCGGGCGGGGGACGGAGACGACGTGCGGCGATACGGTGCCGCATTCGAGGCGCTGCGTGACGAGCCGGCGGCGACGCCGGTCTTCCTCGCCACGCTGGGCACCGTCGCCGCACACACCGCGCGCGCGACGTTCGCCGCCAACCTCCTTGCCGCGGGCGGGATCGCCGTCGAGCAGGCGGGACCCACCGCCGGGGTGGCGGAGGTGGTCGCGGCGTACGACGGGCAGCCGGTGGCGTGCCTGTGCGGCACCGACGCGGCCTACGCCGAGTGGGGCGCCGAGCTGGTCGAGGCGCTGCGCGAGGCGGGTGCCCGTCATGTCGTCGTCGCGGGCAAGGTCGACATCGGCGCCGACGACCGCTGCTTCGCGGGCATGGACGCCCTCGAGTTCCTGCACCGGACGAGGGAGGTGCTCGCATGA
- the scpA gene encoding methylmalonyl-CoA mutase, giving the protein MSVPDSFAGLPLTREAPPAGAASTDPGESWTSPEGIEILPVYGPEHLEGLDALDTWPGLTPYLRGPYPTMYTTQPWTIRQYAGFSTAEESNAFYRRNLAAGQKGLSVAFDLATHRGYDSDHPRVRGDVGMAGVAIDSIYDTRTLFDGIPLDQMSVSMTMNGAVLPVMALYIAAAEEQGVKPEQLAGTIQNDILKEFMVRNTYIYPPAPSMRIISDIFAFTAERMPRFNSISISGYHMQEAGATADLELAYTLADGVEYIRAGLDAGLDIDRFAPRLSFFWAIGMNFFMEVAKMRAARALWARLVREFGPTNPKSLSLRTHCQTSGWSLTAQDVFNNVGRTCIEAMAATQGHTQSLHTNALDEAIALPTDFSARIARNTQLLLQQESGTTATIDPWAGSYYVERLTHDLAERAWGHIQEAEQAGGMAQAIEQGIPKMRIEEAAARTQARIDAGTQQVIGVNAFRPAEEDRLEVLRVDNDDVHRQQLAKLERLRAERDEDDVRRTLEALTRSAESGGGGGLDGNLLALAVDAARAKATVGEISEALEKVYGRHQAVIRTISGVYREESEGEGRSLVQRVVEAADEFEEHEGRRPRILVAKMGQDGHDRGQKVVVSAFADMGFDVDVGPLFSTPEEVAQQAVDADVHIVGVSSLAAGHLALLPQLRRALSDLDREDVMVVIGGVIPPDDVPTLLEMGAAAVFLPGTVIAESALDLLTRLAEQLGHR; this is encoded by the coding sequence ATGAGCGTCCCGGACAGCTTCGCGGGTCTGCCGCTCACCCGGGAGGCACCGCCAGCCGGCGCCGCGAGCACGGACCCGGGGGAGTCGTGGACGTCCCCGGAGGGCATCGAGATCCTGCCGGTCTACGGCCCTGAGCACCTCGAGGGTCTCGACGCGCTCGACACCTGGCCCGGTCTCACCCCCTACCTGCGGGGTCCCTACCCCACGATGTACACGACCCAGCCCTGGACGATCCGCCAGTACGCCGGCTTCTCGACGGCCGAGGAGTCCAACGCCTTCTACCGGCGCAACCTGGCGGCCGGCCAGAAGGGCCTGTCGGTGGCGTTCGACCTCGCCACCCACCGGGGCTACGACTCCGACCACCCCCGGGTGCGCGGCGACGTCGGCATGGCGGGGGTGGCGATCGACTCCATCTACGACACCCGCACCCTCTTCGACGGCATCCCGCTGGACCAGATGTCGGTGTCGATGACCATGAACGGCGCCGTTCTCCCGGTGATGGCGCTCTACATCGCGGCCGCGGAGGAGCAGGGGGTCAAGCCGGAGCAGCTCGCGGGGACCATCCAGAACGACATCCTCAAGGAGTTCATGGTCCGCAACACCTACATCTACCCGCCGGCGCCGAGCATGCGGATCATCTCCGACATCTTCGCCTTCACCGCCGAGCGGATGCCGCGCTTCAACTCGATCTCGATCTCCGGCTACCACATGCAGGAGGCCGGGGCGACGGCCGACCTCGAGCTGGCCTACACCCTCGCTGACGGCGTGGAGTACATCCGCGCCGGGCTCGACGCCGGCCTCGACATCGACCGGTTCGCCCCGCGGCTCAGCTTCTTCTGGGCGATCGGCATGAACTTCTTCATGGAGGTCGCCAAGATGCGCGCGGCCCGGGCGCTGTGGGCACGGCTGGTCCGGGAGTTCGGGCCGACCAACCCCAAGTCGCTGAGCCTGCGCACCCACTGCCAGACCTCCGGGTGGTCGCTGACCGCCCAGGACGTCTTTAACAACGTGGGCCGGACGTGCATCGAGGCGATGGCCGCCACGCAGGGGCACACGCAGTCGCTGCACACCAATGCCCTCGACGAGGCGATCGCGCTGCCCACCGACTTCTCGGCACGGATCGCGCGCAACACCCAGCTGCTGCTGCAGCAGGAGAGCGGCACCACCGCGACCATCGACCCGTGGGCGGGCTCCTACTACGTGGAGCGGCTGACCCACGACCTCGCCGAGCGGGCGTGGGGCCACATCCAGGAGGCCGAGCAGGCCGGCGGCATGGCGCAGGCCATCGAGCAGGGGATCCCGAAGATGCGGATCGAGGAGGCCGCGGCACGCACGCAGGCGCGGATCGACGCCGGGACCCAGCAGGTGATCGGGGTCAACGCGTTCCGGCCGGCCGAGGAGGACCGGCTCGAGGTGCTGCGCGTCGACAACGACGACGTCCACCGCCAGCAGCTCGCCAAGCTCGAGCGGCTCCGCGCGGAGCGCGACGAGGACGACGTACGCCGCACGCTGGAGGCGCTCACCCGCAGCGCCGAGTCCGGCGGCGGAGGCGGCCTGGACGGCAACCTGCTCGCGCTGGCCGTCGACGCCGCCCGGGCCAAGGCGACCGTGGGGGAGATCTCCGAGGCCCTCGAGAAGGTCTACGGCCGGCACCAGGCGGTGATCCGTACCATCTCGGGCGTGTACCGCGAGGAGTCGGAGGGCGAGGGCCGCAGCCTGGTGCAGCGCGTCGTCGAGGCCGCCGACGAGTTCGAGGAGCACGAGGGACGTCGACCCCGGATCCTGGTCGCCAAGATGGGCCAGGACGGTCACGACCGCGGCCAGAAGGTCGTCGTCAGCGCCTTCGCCGACATGGGCTTCGACGTCGACGTCGGCCCGCTCTTCTCCACACCGGAGGAGGTGGCCCAGCAGGCCGTCGACGCCGACGTCCACATCGTGGGGGTGTCCTCGCTGGCCGCGGGCCACCTCGCCCTGTTGCCCCAGCTGCGGCGGGCGCTCTCCGACCTCGATCGGGAGGACGTCATGGTGGTGATCGGGGGGGTCATCCCGCCCGACGACGTCCCCACCCTCCTCGAGATGGGCGCGGCGGCGGTCTTCCTCCCCGGCACCGTCATCGCGGAGTCGGCGCTCGACCTGCTCACCAGGCTGGCCGAGCAGCTGGGACACCGGTGA